In the genome of Amia ocellicauda isolate fAmiCal2 chromosome 3, fAmiCal2.hap1, whole genome shotgun sequence, one region contains:
- the LOC136747188 gene encoding olfactory receptor 51E2-like has translation MSSLNSTVSPNAAFVRPQFFYINGFSNIPHVKYYYIFLCCVYAVTVFANVFIIFIIYTERSLHTPKYVAVLNLAVIDICESTALIPRLIDTFLFDSQFITYEACLANMFFVHLFTSMQSLTLAVLAYDRFVAICFPLRYHIIMTNSSMLVIIACVWVFTATLIITLVLLITRLSYCRSIVIESYFCDHGPMYRIACNDYFPNYIHAIICIAVICFVPFSLIVLSYVCILSALLKIASGEERLKAMKTCTSHFILVIMCYLPFSITYVAAFMSVIHPNTRIICTSLSSTIPPMLNPIIYTLKTEEIIGAIRKFYKRNKIITAVINQ, from the coding sequence ATGAGCTCCTTGAATTCAACAGTTTCTCCCAATGCTGCATTTGTTCGGCCTCAGTTCTTTTACATCAATGGCTTTTCCAACATCCCACATGTGAAGTACTATTACATTTTCCTGTGTTGTGTTTATGCTGTAACAGTGTTTGCAAATGTTTTCATCATATTCATTATATACACAGAACGAAGTCTTCATACGCCTAAATATGTTGCAGTTTTAAATTTAGCTGTGATTGACATCTGTGAAAGCACAGCTCTTATTCCTAGGTTAATTGACACCTTTCTCTTTGATTCTCAGTTCATCACATATGAAGCCTGCTTGGCAAATATGttctttgttcatttatttacctCCATGCAGTCACTCACTCTTGCTGTACTAGCCTATGACAGGTTTGTTGCTATATGCTTTCCACTGAGATATCACATCATTATGACAAATTCTTCAATGCTTGTGATTATAGCATGTGTCTGGGTTTTCACAGCAACCCTAATCATAACTCTTGTACTTTTAATCACCAGGCTATCATATTGCAGATCCATTGTCATAGAGAGCTATTTCTGTGATCATGGGCCTATGTATCGTATTGCCTGTAATGACTATTTCCCAAATTACATTCATGCAATCATCTGTATTGCAGTAATTTGCTTTGTACCTTTCTCTCTGATTGTGCTGTCTTATGTGTGTATACTATCTGCACTGTTAAAAATAGCATCAGGTGAGGAACGGTTAAAAGCAATGAAAACCTGCACCTCCCATTTTATCTTAGTAATAATGTGTTATCTGCCTTTTTCCATCACATACGTTGCTGCATTCATGTCTGTTATTCATCCAAATACCAGGATAATATGTACATCCTTGTCCTCCACCATTCCTCCAATGCTGAACCCTATCATTTATACGTTAAAAACAGAGGAGATTATAGGGGCAATTAGAAagttttacaaaagaaacaaaataatcacagctgtgataaatcaataa